The window CAGATTTGGATCAGGCATGACACCTCCTGTTCCAGTGTTCTTTTAATACCCTTAATGCAGATTCTGACTAGGTGCCTAACCTTAATGTTGGATAGGTTTTCGTATTTGAAAGAAGGAAGCATTAATCATATTAGGCTCCTAACATCTGCGGCCTTGGGATGCGGACATTAAAGTCGGCACCTGAATAGTTAGTACCCATTGAAGGGATCCCACATATGTGAATCCTACTAAGAATGAGTAATGTAGTCAAAACTCCCAAGTTAAGCATCCAAGGCGATGATTAGGACACAAACTGGCCACATAATGAAAGGCATCTTGCACATGTAAATAACATGGCCAACCCTCATTGTGGGCATGTTGTGGTTGTGACAGAGAATGGGGTCAAATTCAATCAATTGCGGATGTATGAAAGTTCCCGGAAAAAGGAGCCATCCCTCCTTTCCCCTTCCCCCTTCTTCTTCCCACTCAATATAAATGGGGTTGGGGTTGTTGGACTGTCAACCCAACCTTTTAATGGTACTATTATTGTTGATAGTGCCCTACCTTGTCACCATTCCATCCCTCAGAGGAAGTCCTATCACTGCCCCAGCCCCACGATACACACACATCCAACTCATTATACCTTCAATCCCACCTTTATCCCCACAAGTGAAAAGGAGCCTGATTAAAATCTCCCCCCTACTCAAAATTGATCCAAAAAGTACCCTCAAGAAACCACAATAACGTTTATAGAAATTAGACCATAAGTTTATGCGCAGAGGGGGCCAAAAGGACGGAAAAAGGAAGGAACGTGGCTTGCATGTCGAATCTACCGACAGCATGTGGGGGCCTTACCGTGGTTAGGACGTTGGGGCATCCTAGTGAAATGGACTTTGATTCCATCCTCCTTTGACGCATCCATCCACCCGAATGGAGCCACAGCAGAAAAGAGAGTCATGGCCCCAAATGATGGTTAAAACCTGCTGTCATTTCAATGAATCCTAGAATTACACTCTTAGACCAAAGTACTACAACTACAAAAGCAAGCCCTTTCAAAAGGGCATTGCATAGCACAACGGAATCATTTCATTCCCCTAGGGATATCCAAACACCCCCCCTGCCTTGCTTCAACCAAGCCTACAAAACTTTGGGGTCTCTTTCTGTTTCCTCCCCCCACCCCATACATACAACCTAATCCTGAGCTTGGCCCTCGGCTTGACTTCTATCCAACCCTTAAGTTGCTGATGGGACTTGACTCAAATCATTGATCCCACATGAGGTATGGAGTCCACAATAAAGCAACATATTTCTCACATGGGAGGAACCCCATATTGCCTTGTCAACTAAGATAAATCTCTAGCACAATGAAAGAAACAAAGATGGTACGTTATATAAAGACAAGTGTGAGGATGAATCATCATGTTTAACAGTCTGGTGAACCCAAGGAACTGGGAGTTGAGGTATATGGTTAACAAAAATGGAAGCTAGTCTGCATCAAAAGACACAGAATCAGAAACTACAATTGAACATGCATACATCTATGAATGTATATGTATACATGTATATATGGATCATTAAGAAACCTTGTGGCAACCTGCATTCTAAGATATCATACATTACTACTAGGAAATGATAGTGAAACTTATTTTCAAGTACTCTGATTTTCAAAGGTGCCCTACAGCTTGTTGCTATTGGCAAAAAGAGGAAAATGGAGTTTTCACATAACCATTAGCAACCAATAATGTTTACGTAAcagaaatatataataaataaaaaaaattcaggtATGCGAATCGACAGCTATACTTGGGAATACAGATAGCACTGACAAGACAGGAAAGGTGGCATTTAAATGAATTGGCAAAGGTGCGAGACAACACGGTAACTGAGAACCTAACAGGGCAGAAGCCATTTCACATTAAATGGAAGTGCAAAAAAGTTGCTCCACTATATCTCGCTAATAGACTATGACCCATCACGTGGATTGGAATCTTTGAAAAAGTTCATTACTTCTAACTCCAAGAACAAAACGTCAACTCAGACTCTGTGAGTTTATGTTCGTTGTCCATTAATCTTCAGCCCATTGTAATagatttcaagaaaataaaaacaagcaGTGATCTTAAAGAACATTAGTCTCCTAATAAATATGTATTGTATGTATATCAAAAGCATAGAAAGGGAGAAGGCAGATATCATATAATTACAGTATTGGCTTAAATATAAGAGCTTTAAGCTAGAATTAGGCAGCCCTACCCAACATGAGAGCGATTGAAAGAGATGCTAATATTACAGAAGAGAGAATAGTATCTTTACTGTTAAATTGTTCAGTAGTCAAGAGACCCCACAGATGTGATCCCAGTGCTCAAATTTCTTGAGTCCTGCCGGCTTGCATAGTCATCACAGCTGCTACTAGTGAGCCTTTGTATGGGGACCGAGTTCAGAAGCTCTAACCCTCGTTTTCCCATCTGCTGCACTTCCTGTAGTGAGAGTATCTTGATACACCACACGCTGTTTACAAACTCCCTGGTAAAacaaatacaaatatattagGAGTGAGCCAAAGGAAAGTGAGACTTGTATTTTGCACAAACCTAGAAGAAAATAGTTTGAATACCTGGATGATCATGACTTCAGACCATCCTTTTTCACCTGATTACtttatacaatttttattttttttaatgttctaATAATGATGACCATTGacaatgaaaatttttgaagcTTTAGGAGCATCattcaatataaattttaatcgACACAGGTTTAAAACTGTTAAGAGAATTGGTCAAAATATCCACAATAACAAGGTAAAGAAGAAAGGAACTCACGGCCAGGGGTCATCACCAAGGAGAAGAACATCATTCTCCCGGTCAACAAATACAAGCTGCCAGCCTGATCTCCGAGGGTCCTCCAACTGGCCTTCAAGGCCAAACATGCGAGCAAGCTCACCACGCAGTTCATGGTAGCTGCTGAATTTAGTGATATCTAGTGATCTTCCGAAGGACCCTGATTTGTAAACCTGTCAAAAAGTAGCATATTCAGATATAAAACCAAGAACCAATTTGTAGACAGAAAATGCTACATCATAACTGTAACAATAGAACTTCGGAAACTAGGAAAAATCATAAACTGAACCAACAGAAGAATCAAAGGCAAAATACCAGTATTTGTAGCCTCAATCATAGCATATCATATCAGAAATAGaaacaagaaatcaaagaaggCAGCTAACCTTAACAAAGGTTCGGGTTGGTGGGTTTACTTGGCCCACATTTTCTGGAGACTGCAGGAAACCAGATTCATCAATGCAACTGGAAGGTGTCATTGCTGGATTAAGTGAAAAATCGGTGCCTGTAGAACTCATAAAATTGGATGAAGAGAAGGGTATGGCCGTTGAATCACTTTCACTGCCAACTCCCCTGAGACCTGACATCCCATTCTGCATTAGCAAAGATGAGGGCTCTATATTAACGCCAAACAAAAGATGGCTCTGGGGATCAGTGCTCCCTTCTTGGTCAATGGAGCACTCTCTACCAGGAAATGGTGGCAGTGAAATAGAATTCTGAGAGATGTTTGTTTGGGGTTGTCCCAACTGTTCCACTTGGGGCAGAATACATTGTGAAGCACCAGAAGGAAGAAGAGGTTCAACCGCAACCCGCTTGGGCAGCCAGGCAGCAGACGGCATAAGGGAAGTGCTTCTAGGCATGTTGAGGAGGTTGGATGACTCATCCTGGGGGAATGAACCCAAAAGACTCTGGAGGGGAGAAATAATTGGGCTCGTCCCTGGGTTACCAGTTGAGTCGGAAAAGCTCTGCTGTTGGCACAGAGAAGAGATGGTTTGCAAAGATGGTGACTGGGATTGAGAGGCTGAAGCAAACTGAGAGATGGCAGAAACAACACTCGGGATCCGCTGATGATCGACCAATTGCTGTTGTGGTTGTTGCGGCGGGGGGGCGGGCTGCTGCTGctgattattattgttattattattattgaatgaGTGCTGATGCTGCAAATGTTGCTGAAGAAGGTGAGACTGAGTCTGAGATTGAGCCTGGTTGGTGTTTTCATGTATGCCTTGAAGAAAGGCCTGTTGAGGCTGAGATTGCTGCAACATCTGGGGCTGCATTATACAAGAAGACCTGCTGGCAACATTTTGGGGTTGCTGGTAATGCAGAAGGGGTGCAGGTGCCTGTTTGGATGGATCCACAGCCCTCATCTCCTGAAGAGCAGCAGCAGCCATAGCTTGGTACATGTCTGTCTGCAGACCCAGCATGGAAGCGTCAAGCCTTGGTTGCATCCAAGGATTAACCCCGATTCCCTGAAAGTTCAGAGATTGGATTCCACGGTCTACATTATCTCCTCGGAGCCACATAAGTGGTGAATTCATTCCTAAATCATCATCCTTGATGCCTAACAGCAACAAAAGAGTTAgattaaaaggagaaaaatctaGTCTTCATGCCTAAATATAACTGAGGAGATGGAACAGGAAATTGGAATTTGCAACTAGTAGGATATTGTTACAAAATTTAGTAATGCATGCCAGTCCTAAGATAAGCAGTAGACAAGCATACCATGGAGAGAGGGTAGCCCTGGTGGCCATGGTCTCTTTAGTCTGAGAGGAAATGGAGAAGGATACATTGGGAAGGTCGTTAAAGGTTCAATCTCCCATAGGGACACTCTGGGTTGCCTCTCCCCTGCCGTGGACTCATCCCAGCCCACCTGTGTTAATCAGGTCAAAGTTCATCACAATGTGCTTCattattcatttcacaaataGCAAAGATATCAAGAAATGACACTAAAGGAAAATTAACATTGTAAAGAAATTATCCATCAGGCAACATATCCATTCACAAATCAACAGAAGAAAGCAAAtagataagataaaaaaaaagttatcaacAGACCTTCACTGAGCGCCAATGGGAGTTTGGCCACCGAACAGGATCTAAATCGCTTATGCCAGTTATCGTGCCCATGTAGCTGGAAAATATTATCCATTAcaggaagaaaaatgaaaaaaaaattaaaaaaatttaaagagagagagagagagagagacctaGTAGAAGAACCCTGAAGGCATTAGATCTGAGAAAGCAaccaattaaaactaaaatccaTGTCAACTGAATGTAACCTTGATTTACCATCAGTGGATGCTAAAATATGGAACACAAGATGGGACATTAATCTCACTGTTCCTTTGTTTCTTATGAATGGGACAGAAGAAACACCACTATGCCAAAATTAACCTGGTGTTCACTTTGCATTAAGAAATTTTGATTTCTGGCTCATAAATTAGCACACTCCAATGTCAGTCCCTAGAGTCCCCTAAACTTCCACTgtttaatttctaattatttaaagataaaatatcaGCAAAGATCAGGACAGGATATTTTCTCAAGTTATTTAAACATATATTACAACATCTAAATACACAGATAGGTGGTGACAACCACAAGACCAAGTAAGCAATTGCTCAAGACTTGTCCAAGACAAACCTTGAAAGTCAGATTTCCCTGCctcaacaaaattaaaacaaaaaggaaaaaaaaaatgcaactaGAGTAACATGGCAATCAAAGGAGAAAAAGGAGGCTCGTAACATACCGACGGACACTTGATTCTTCAGTTTCAAACAGCATCCGAAAGCGCATGCCAACAGAAACACGTGTATGATAGACTGCTTTAGCATACTTGGCCAATGGTATGACAAATTCAGATGGGCTAGCCCTGATTGAGAGGTAATGTGAATTAAATGAAATACTTCAGAAACTTTAAAATTGAACGATACTAATCTTCCAATCACTTTTACCACCTTTGATGCGATTGCGGGTGGTGGTTGGAGGAAgggaaaattcattaaaaaattaaagcattaaAAAAGAGAGACAGAAAGGGATAGAAGGAAGAGaaacttaaaacatttttgtCTATCCAATCACCTAGCAAGATGACAAGAAAGGTGGGAAAATGGCGCTAAGGGTATACCTTGGATTATAAAATATAGTGAAACGGCTATTTGTTGCAGCTGCATGAGCTGCAGCAGCCAAAAGCCCTAAGTGCATGCTATCACTTGATAAAACCGATGATGGCATAACAGTTTGTGGTCGATTAGCACGCCGGATACCAAGTAGTAACTGATTCTTCTCATTCCTGAAAGCACATTTCAGTTTGAACATCATTTAATTTGTAATAGCTTATGGTTACACAATACTGACAAGTCAAGGAGGAAGAACAAAAAGCCACACTGTCCATGCATGGACCACACAGTAGTGTACAGGAGGAAGAGGTAAATTAGCAAACCTGGCAAGTGGTTCTTTAAGGTTAAAATCAATTTCATCTCATGCTCTTGAACATATTAACCAACTATTACCATTTCTTTTCTGCGCACATGGCCTTATATCTTTCTGAATATCCAAGATAAGATAGAAGTTGATGGATAGGATCAGACAGTTAGATAAGTTTCAGGAGCCCAAGAACCTAAAATTCATGAATTCACAGACACTAGAGAAACCTATGATGTCATCTTGATGCCAATCATAACACAAGGAGAAGATCAAGGACAGTCAATTTAGAGGATTAGGCAATGACCTACCAGATAAAAAGAACCGAATCCCCAGCAACAAGTCTTTTCGCACTTACAAATACACTCCAACCTGTTGTAAGAAGATGCCTTTTGGGCTGACCTGTGTGAAGAAAAATCCATCATTGCTAAAGAGTGTTCATGATTTGAAATTAACTGCtacattttatatttaatacaaGTAGAGCACCATCTTTGACTACATATTATGAACAAACAAGAAGCTCAACTCCCTTATAAAGCAATTTTATTGATCTAAGCAAGTAACCCATGCATCCAGACTCAAATTGGTTACATCAACTCTGAGctgataacaaaattttctttaaaaagttaaattctTTAGGTCAATTCTCAGTTGACAACAAgacttcttttaaaaatattagaagataTATAGTGCTTCTGTGAGAAATGGGTGATCAAATTTTTACCCTCTAATGATACATGGAAATTTATGAGCCCTTAATGACCAACCAGGGTTCCCACTCAATTTGATGGTAGTGAACTTAACTACGTAACTTCTCTACATTTTACTATTCATTTATAGATTTTCCTAGATCGAGGAAAAGTGTAGGATGGCAGCAGCAAAGAGATCACTCCACCTAAGGCAAAACTAACAAATGATAAAAACCCAAAATGCAGCAAAAAAGGAAGATATGGGACTGCTAGATCATATACTGTTTCAGTAACCTGGACAAATCCATTAAACTCAAATACTTCCAGAAGAAACATAGCCATATAATGATACATGGCTGTGGAGGTAGAACTTGGGAGGGACtgaaaaaattttctttttaagtaatAAGGCAAAGAATTCAATAAACATCTACATAACCCAAAACTTGCAACCCAGATGTGAtaccaaattttcaaattcatgcTGTGGAGACATTCATTTTGCTGTTCAAATTTAGATACCATTCTTATCCTACTGCCTATAGGAATAGATTagaaaaagacaaaacaaaTAAACCATTCTATAGAGAATTAACCTAAGTTTTTAAAAAGACACTTCGAAGAAACTAACCTCGAAATATATGCCtaaatttccattcattatcatGAAGATCCCTTGCAATTAACTCTTGGGCTGGAGGCTGCTGTGAAAAGTCCTGCAGGCCAGAAGTGTGAACTTAGAAATGCAAGgcatttaaaatcaagagaccTAAAGCTGGATGATCAAATTATATAGTTGCAATAAAGATTTACCAAAGGAGGAAACACTTTTTCAGCTGCTCGGCGAGGAACAGAGAAGCCTCCATGTGTACTTGTGTCACTAGCTGTCAATGTTTTACAGAAATAATTCGATGGCTGTTTGCTGGGCACACCCAACTCTGCTGGGAGGTACGCATCCTTTTGCTCTTGCTACAGAAAAgcccattttaaaaaattgaagcagaattgaaaaacaaaaaatcagaaATCTAATTGAATCAATAATAAGCAGCATACTGGACTCAATGGTTGTAACGTCATCTGCGCATATACTTCATCCGTCTCCACATCTGCCTGAGGTTGACAAATTTTACACCTCTAAGAACCAGCTTTTAAGAAAGCTCAGAACCATAACAAACCAAAACAAACAAGCCTTACATGCATGGTCACATTGTGAAGCTGACAGATAAGTTGTGGGGGTAAGCTAGGATAGTTAGGGATATGAGCATCCACTTCCTTGTTCGTTGATGCAGCAACCtaaatagaaaatcaattgaGAGTTGCCTCACTTCAGGTCAAACAAATTTAAGGTTACATATACATGTATTTAATTCAACGAGTATAATCAAAACAAAGAATATGGATAAGATCTGATTGACATGTTCAAGCTCAATGTTTAATATGCTGACAGTTTGCAAAATATATGCAAGAAGGAACAAATCGTACAAGCATGAGGACAACATGAAGGGAGTGGAGTACAAATCTTTTCCCTCCAGTATACAGATCAAAGATGTGGTGGTTAGATCATTCCGGCAGGACAGTTTATATTAGGAGACTAGAAAAAGTCCTGTATTAGACAGTTTACACACAGGAAACATTCCCCATGCCaacaaaattaggaaaaaaattcattctttgaTGAGCAAACACCAGCAAACATAATGTTTGTATCGCATAAAATCTGCTCTAAATTCCAACTTCAGGTAAATAGGCTAAATCTCAAATCCACATACACTGACCTGCTCACTATGACCTTGTGGAAAATAAACCACTCTGCTTCCAACAGCAGGTAGGGAAACAAGAGGGCCCGCACATGCATGCCAAAGTTCAGAATTCAGACATCTCTTCTCCCCTGTCAATAATTCCGAAGCAAAGTAAATTCTAAAGATGAATTACACTCATGGTTTTaacaatttgataaattaagtCATAATTGGGGGAAAACCCAAGCTAGGACAGAAGCTGTACAGGGCTTCCGCACCAGGAAAAGAACATTTCATAAATATGGCTCTTTTGTAACCCCTATAATCTACCAAAAATTATGGTAAAGCTCTCCAGTTATCCTTTAGCCATGAAATTAACACCGTTGCTCCGTGAGAAAcccaaagaaaagaaattttgaagataagtcATAGAATCTTTcgtcaaaaaaaaatatatatacatcagCTTAACCATGCATGTTGAGTTTTATATTACCATGatagtaagaaataaaacattaaaaaaaattcaaattacttttccatttctttcccACAGCTTTCTCAGTTGCCAAAGAGAACATGAGGGAAGAACATAACAACCAAACACCAACCagaaaagttaataataataataataataagaggtTCAGCATGCTTCAGTCTAGAACTCAATTTAGCGACACCTCAAAATCACAAAACAAATTCAACCCAAGAACTCAATTTAGCCTGGAAAGCCACCGAAGCTTTCCTATCTTAGTTAAGctgcaaaagaaataaatgcCCACAACTACAAGAGAGAGTTCAAACCCAGagacccaaaaagaaaaagaaagaaagaaggaaagaaaaaggtccAATTTTACAACCAACAATAAGCCTACCTTCCTGGGTCTGGTGTGTGAACCCAGCAGGAGACAACCTCATCTCTGCAGATTCTACAGTTGGAGCCACAAGAAGAAGACCCAAAAACCACTCTTCAACCACAACAATGAAGCACCGAGAGCCTCACAGCAACAGTAGACCCACAAAAGAGAGCAAAATCGTGTATTCCCCTCTCACTGACCAATACCATACCGTTTCTTTTGCCTCTCCTTGGACAACCCAAAGCCACGGTCAAAATCTAAATGCACTTTATCTAGCTTGAGGGTTTTGCTATATTTAAGCACCACCTACCCACTAGAAAATATGCATTAGAAGGACAAATAATGAGTATCCAACAACCATTAGAGGGACACAGAAGTGcaacctcaaaaaaaaaaacccaatacCGAATCTTCAACCGAAGCCGGTTTCACCACAAAACACAATCGATTTCAGCCTCATCCGCTTGCGATCTTCTTCGCCCGCAACCCCCAACAAAGTTTCCAATCTCGAAAAAACTTCATGCCACAAGTTTCAACAAAGTGGTCGTCTCATTCCAGCTCAGAAGACTCGAAAAGAAACGCTGAAAAGAGACCACCCACAACTCGCTTTACCTCTTCAAAAACCTCAAAATATACGAAAGCACCAAAAGCCCAATTACCCCAATTTCAACACCCCGACTATTTCAGCACAAACCCATCAAAAAGCGCCACAATCCCACCAGATCTCACCCTCCAACACCCGAAAATATCACCTCACAATGAACCCCTCAAAAGGCCCAGATCTCAGCACACAA of the Vitis vinifera cultivar Pinot Noir 40024 chromosome 10, ASM3070453v1 genome contains:
- the LOC100242923 gene encoding auxin response factor 6 codes for the protein MRLSPAGFTHQTQEGEKRCLNSELWHACAGPLVSLPAVGSRVVYFPQGHSEQVAASTNKEVDAHIPNYPSLPPQLICQLHNVTMHADVETDEVYAQMTLQPLSPQEQKDAYLPAELGVPSKQPSNYFCKTLTASDTSTHGGFSVPRRAAEKVFPPLDFSQQPPAQELIARDLHDNEWKFRHIFRGQPKRHLLTTGWSVFVSAKRLVAGDSVLFIWNEKNQLLLGIRRANRPQTVMPSSVLSSDSMHLGLLAAAAHAAATNSRFTIFYNPRASPSEFVIPLAKYAKAVYHTRVSVGMRFRMLFETEESSVRRYMGTITGISDLDPVRWPNSHWRSVKVGWDESTAGERQPRVSLWEIEPLTTFPMYPSPFPLRLKRPWPPGLPSLHGIKDDDLGMNSPLMWLRGDNVDRGIQSLNFQGIGVNPWMQPRLDASMLGLQTDMYQAMAAAALQEMRAVDPSKQAPAPLLHYQQPQNVASRSSCIMQPQMLQQSQPQQAFLQGIHENTNQAQSQTQSHLLQQHLQHQHSFNNNNNNNNQQQQPAPPPQQPQQQLVDHQRIPSVVSAISQFASASQSQSPSLQTISSLCQQQSFSDSTGNPGTSPIISPLQSLLGSFPQDESSNLLNMPRSTSLMPSAAWLPKRVAVEPLLPSGASQCILPQVEQLGQPQTNISQNSISLPPFPGRECSIDQEGSTDPQSHLLFGVNIEPSSLLMQNGMSGLRGVGSESDSTAIPFSSSNFMSSTGTDFSLNPAMTPSSCIDESGFLQSPENVGQVNPPTRTFVKVYKSGSFGRSLDITKFSSYHELRGELARMFGLEGQLEDPRRSGWQLVFVDRENDVLLLGDDPWPEFVNSVWCIKILSLQEVQQMGKRGLELLNSVPIQRLTSSSCDDYASRQDSRNLSTGITSVGSLDY